GATGGTATGAAAATTGGTGAGATAAGTTATATCCAATTCTAGTAATATCATTAACTAATTTGCATTTGATGATCAATTCTACATGAAATTTAATTACTGTCCTATGCAGGTGGGAAAAGTATGATGCCAAAGGCTGGACTGAGAAAGGTGCCCAAAAATATGGTAGATTAAATGAACAATCATGGTGGGAGAAGTGGGGGGAGCATTATGATGGAAGGGGATCAGTCCTGAAATGGTATTTCTCCacccttttctttttccttccTTTGGCCTGGCGTCTATTTGCCTTGGATTATTCAAGGTTTTGATAACTTCATAGGTGTCTACAGTTGCACTGTTATATGCGACAATCTCATTGCTGAATAATTTTTCAAGAAAGAAAAGCTCTCTTGTTAGGCTTCATCGGTTTAGCATCTGTTCATCTATTGTCTATTGTGAGTAGGAgtgcatgaaaatttaaatcGGATTGAAACGGTATACCATGGGATGTCTCATCTCCAGGACTGACAAGTGGGCAGAGACTGAACTCGGAACCAAATGGGGAGACAAGTGGGAAGAGAAATTTTTTGCCAGCATAGGTTCACGTCAAGGAGAGACATGGCACGTATCACCTAGTGCTGAAAGTACGTGATCCACTCTTATATGTATGGCAAATAGACAAACATATGCTTGGTCATTTGTGTGCTGGAGTGTAGTCCGTGTAGTCCCTTTAATTAcccaagtttttgtcatatgtAACTCGCTAGTTTCATGGATCATGATGCTACGTAAATGTGGAAAGATGAACACAATTATCTTGTGATTCATATCGAGCAATCAAATAAAACAGAGTATTAATTATCCGAACCCTGGTTCTGCACATATGTTCACCATCCTGAAACTAAGAACATGTTTTTGATACCCATatgtattattaattaattgtaCAAATCCTTTCTTAAAGTTCCATTAAATGAATTAATCTAATCATGATTCAGTATGCCAGAAAAATCGATTTACTTTTGATCAAGTGGACTTTTCGGTGATGTTCTTTttccttgtttattgatttctgTCCAAATTATAGGGTGGTCAAGGACATGGGGAGAAGAGCACTTTGGGAACGGGTAAGTGGTACACAACCAATCTTCTCTGCTAGTAAAATTAGCTTCCTTTACGATGATTATCAAGAATTCTCTGTTTGAAAATGTTTCTAATGAAACTTTCTTGCAAGAATTCCGCTCGTAGCCAATTGCACCTCCATTGTCTCCTTTGTATCAATTGCAGCAGCAAAGATGCAATATTACTCCTGAACATAGAAATTgacaatatataatttattttacagCAAAGTGCACAAGTATGGCAAAAGTACAACCGGAGAAAGCTGGGATATAGTTGTAGATGAAGAAACATACTACGAGTATGTCTTGTTCCCTATCATATTTAACTCTTCCATCTTCTATACTTGATGTCTCTTGTGCTTCCTCGTACACAAACTGACGTGTTTTAACTTGTAATCGAAGGGCCGAACCACATTATGGATGGGCTGATGTTGTGGGTGATTCAACACAGTTACTGTCCATCCAACCTCGAGAGAGACCTCCGGGAGTCTTTCCAAATATCGACTTTGGTACGGCTCCCCCGCCTGCAGAAGAGCCACCCGAGTCATCTTTTTCACAGTGATGAAATGGCACAAAATCAAAATGAGTTGTGTGCTTTGGAAGTTCACTAAATCTATGTGTAAGGAGTTGTTTAAAACTTGATGTGTTGCAGAATATTTCTCCATTCATTCTCCATTTTATTCATTCTTTCAAATATTGCTGCCCGCATATCATCAATGATTAGGATATTTTGGGCATTTGGTTGAACGAGTTTTGGAGGTATATTGGTGTCAGACTTTTATCGACATTTGTGGAGTTTAAAATATAACGATATTCAATCTAGATTTTTATATACTCTATAAAATTTAAGTTGCATACATAcaatgtatgtatatattaattaattcattattttattttcatattaaaaattcatataaaattttacttaaaatgaatgaaattattataattttgattttaaaaatatattattaattaaataaacatgtTTAGTTGATTTGaatgaattaatttaatatgaacaaatttagtaataatttatttattatattttgtcaataagtaaaaaaaaattatattgattaatattttaaataaatgaacGTTATTCATATTCAATTATTACTTTAAATAcattaaataaatcaaaataataaattgtaaaattcacaaagtttataaaaaagtttacaaaaataaatttacaagattttatgaaaattttattgtaatctaaaaaaatatatgaactCCACAAAAATGAgatgtttaaaaaattaataaatctcTATAATAAATACATCTGTTAAGGTATTCTATTAAATTGTTGATATCATCGTTTTCAAATGGGTTTTCATATTTAATCTACATATACGATAAAGGCTCTCTTTTCGGATTTGTAGGACCAAATGAGGTTGGGCGGCGGGTTTCATATTTAATCTACATATACGATAAGCTAATTTGGGGCGTACTAAACTTGCAAACAGACACATATCAgactaaaattataatttttcataaagaTTTGAAATCTACTGTGATAGTATAATTATAATCAGGGATGCCAATGAACTCTAccccataaaaaaaaaaaaacaaaaaaacaaaaacaaaaacaaaatctaCCCCATATTAAACTCCCTTGTTCAAGATGGGTTACGGGGTCGACAAGCATATCCCAATTTAAGTGAACTCGTCCCACCGTTATATgcattattaataatataataatattttttcttatattaaatgataaatattttatcatacttttattttatatataatgttttaatgttgaaataattttattttattatgataTGTTTAATTGTGATATATatcattataatttttttaaaacgctataattatttttgttcaaaacatgaatatatttaataaaagatATTATTagaaacttgacacaaaattaaaataaatgaacTCATTCTAGCCAATTTGTTTAAAACgaaatataatatgttttaatatttgaactttaacaataaaaaaatcccTTTTCAGAAGGCAATCGAAAATTCACACCTTTTCTTGTGGAATatatattaaatgattttataaaTAGAATctaattatgttatatgtttaaTACAAAATCGAACtatattttagaaatatatatattctgtttagatatttaaatcgagAAGTGGACATACAtatattcattttaaaaattattaaaaataaaataaaacatatataagaaGAAATCGTACGAAAATCACGAAGAAAGTGAACTGGAATGTTGTTTGATCTCCTAGTTTACTaatcatattatttttattttgttattaagcaaaaacttgtgtgagacggtctcacgagtcgtattttatgagagatatcttatttgagtcgtttatgaaaaagtattattttttagagtaggtctcttgttagacggtctcgcgaatctttatctttgagacgggtcaaatatatcgatattcacaataaaaagtaatactcttagcataaaaagtaatatttttcatgtatgacccaaataagagatccgtctcacaaaatatgactcgtgagaccgtctcacacaagtttttgcctattttttattgtgattatCATTAGAATTGACCcctctcacatataaagatttgtgagaccgtcccacaagagatctactcttaTTATTATACTAATCGACAAAAATACCATGATTCATTTTTAACccttaaaataatattaacctaaacgtttttttaaacaaaatatttttcgactCTATTTTgccaaaaaattattaatatgaaaattttaaaaatattcataaaTAGATTGGtcattcaaaaaataaatttgaaattaacctgaaatattattatttgacgATATTATTCAAATCAAAAGGTTGAGCTCaaattaaaatgaaattatACTTGATCCATCGTAGCTAGACAGGTCACGTTGATGTAGGCCCCACATTACGCCGCTCCCACATGCGGCGTCTACTGCTTTTCCACCGCCCATTTCACCAGACGGCCCCATTCCCCATTCTTCTATTCAGATCTCCAGAATCTTCTTGGCCCCTAATATAGTGCCACGTGGAGAATCTCAACTTTGGGCCACCGCCTCTCTTCTGTCCTTTTCTTAATTTAGCCGACAACTTGTACAACTCCACAACGTGCCCTTTCTCACGTGGCCGTATATGATTGGCTGTTGCTTTCTATGGTGGACTTCTTGCCTGTCTTCTCCAtatttctcctttcttctttcCCATAATTGATGTGCTACTCTCACTCACAGCTGGCCTTTTATGAATATAATGgccttcttctttctttttctttttctttttctttttaaatttaatgtaattttaattttttcctgAATAAACTTCAATTATGAATTAGCCAATTCCATCTGTGCAATATGCTTCAAAAATAATGGTTCGAATCGATTTAATTCCACCATATGTCCAATTTCGACAATCCAatcaaattcaaaataacatgaTTTGGTTCGTATCGATTTAAATGTTCTGCACCAAATCCAAcatacaaaaacttgtgtgagacggacacggtctcatgagtcgtatttgtgagacaaatctcttatttgagttatcatgaaaaaatattattttagcaTACGGTCTCACATAAAACCCACTCAATCGAACATCTCTAAATCCACAACGATAAACGCGCTAATTGTTCATTAAccatacatttttttttatttccaaaaggaaaaaaaaacatgGTAACCAAAAAATTAAGGtaagttttgtcaaaaagaaaaaaaaaaaggaggaTGGAATCCAATAACCTTCAAATTATTTTAGAGTGGGTTTCATCTGAGACCGTTTcacagatcttaatctgtgaaacggatcaatcctacccatattcacaataaaaagtaatactcttagcataaaaagtaatattttttcatggatgatacaAATAggtgatccgtctcacaaatatgacccgtgaaatCGTCTAACAAtagtttttgccattattttaAACCAATAATACACCTCATATAACGTAATTGTCAAATTGACAAGTCTACGATGAGTCATCactttattattaaattatttatttatattatctaGCATCTTTCGATAAGCTTAATTTCTTTTCGTACGTGCTACATAtacttaattatatatattggtattattaaataacaaaaatttaaaataaaattacgtGTCAAGATGGAGCAGTTGATTTAGTTGGGGCCCACACAttaatacaaaaaaattatttatcgaaattaaatcttaatcGTGTCAATTCCGCGTCATAATTCTCCTATATAAACCCCGCCAGCTGCTTCTCTTTATACATTCGAAATCAAAGCTTCTACTTTTACAGATACTCAATACTGATCTCGATTATCATACATCTGTATTAGATTTTGTTTTCTGGGTTTTTTTTGTTAAGTTAAGGAGATTCAAGAATGGCTGATTACCAACATCATGAGCTGAAGAGCGAGGAGCCATACGCTCCCACCCCCGTTAAGATTGAGGAAATTGATCAGCCGGTGGAGGCCTCCGATCGTGGGCTGTTTGATTTTATCGGGAAGAAAAAGGATGAGGAGGCAGAGAAGAAGTGTGATGATGATAAGATTGCATCAGAATTTGACGACAAAGTTCAGATTTGTGACGAGAGGAAGGAAGAGCCCAAATTTGATGTTTATGAAGATCCTAAACTTGAGGTTTCTGAAGAGCCAAAGGAGGAGGAAAAGAAGCACGAAAGCTTGCTGGAAAAGCTACACCGAAGCGGCAGCTCCAGCAGTTCTGTAAGTGTTTAATTATGAGATTCGTATACgtgatttttgaataaaaaattgttgatttaattGTGTTTTTCGAGGCCAACAGTTTTGCATGTCAGGATGAAAGATACTTTAATATTTTGGTTTCATTAGTTGCTTCAAGTATCGAACCAATTAGCTAGGCAAGATCAGACCCAACACCAAAAACATAAACGATATGTATTGATTAAATCTCCTCTTGATAATATTTTGGCATTTTCTTGGTTAAAATGCAGTCTAGCGATGAAGAAGTAGAGGAAGGAGgtgaaaagaagaagaaaaagaagggcTTAAAAGATAAGGTCAAGGAAAAAATAACCGGTGACAAGAAAGAAGAAGCAGCAGAAACCAAGTGTGAAGAAACATCTGTACCAGTCGAGAAGTACGATGAAATTCATACCCCCGAGCCGGAGGAGAAGAAAGGATTCTTAGATAAAATCAAGGAGAAGCTACCCGGTGGAAAGAAGACCGAGGAAGTGCCGGCACCGCATCCGCCGAAGGAGGAGGTGGGCGAGTACTCCACCGCGCCGGAGGCTGAGGGCAAGGAAAAGAAAGGTTTCTTGGATAAGATCAAGGAGAAGCTTCCAGGCTACCACCCCAAGGGTGAGgaagaaaaggaaaaggaaaaaagagAGGAAGCATGCCACTAAGGATCCAATCCcctttattttatttgtggctTTCTtctttatattataataatacaTATTTATCAtacaatatttattattttgtaaTTTGAAGTGTTCATGATTGTGTGTTGTTTGGCCTTCTGATTTCTTTGCTTTATTTGTATTCACTCCGGGGGATGTATTTATCTTGGTTTGAAGTTTCTAtgtattgaattttttaaattaaagtgCTTTTAtgtatgaaatatatatattttggttTTAAAATTGAATATGCTTTCTTCTTTTACATTTGTCGACTACTCATAAAAGATGACCAAATATGGAATATGAAAGAGTGCCGTGCGTCTAAAATATTCTAATGAAATAAGTATAAAAGATAAACAAGTTGTTAGTTCCTTAAAATCTACAAATGTCATGACATTATTCAAGATAAGTTCGAGAAATGCTGATGGTGACATTGTTTATAGTACTAATTTTTTGTGAAAACGATAAAGCTACTACTTTGTTATCGAAGAGGATGTGACGCATGTTTTTGAAAATGATGGATAATGAAACCTCAACCGCTCTtgtttactttttttttaaaaaaaattaaaaaaagtaaACAAGACATAATGCTATAGCACACAGATCTTAATTGATTGGGCAAAGCCCCTGTTGCAAGAAGGGAATTCTCATACGTTACATAATTAAAGGTTTCCTTGACCTTTAACCAAAGAAAAAATAACCTAGGAAAAATAGGCAATAGCACTACAATTATAATGGGAAATAAAGTCGTTTAGGAAAAAAATTCTTTATATACACTAGAAATAAAATAAGAGGAGAAGGTCAATACTATTGCATGCAATGAAATGAATATACATAATGGGGAATGGGGGTAAAATTTCAAAAGTGGGTAATTTGTGAGAAGGTTTTATGCATTTATATTTGTGTAGGACCGAATACTTGTCATTTTACTAAAAGTTATAACTGATGACAATCGTACaaatcaaaaattttaaatcttataGCCGTCTAAGCGTAATGGTTCAAACGCTCTCTCATAAGAACAATTATTGCTTCTCAACTATCTCTCCTCAATAATTACATTCATtgtaatcaatgagaatcgaactcgTTACTTtgtctctgataccaattggAAGACCAAGCGTTAGTTGTTTTATCAAAATTATAGGCGGTGATACCATTGTAGCTCAATTCTTTTATATCATATAGCAGTCCAAACGCCActatttttaatgttttccCAGCAAATACAGTTCTTGCACCTCAAAAATTCGTGATACGGGTCGATCCGATCCATATCTACAACAAAAAGTAATGCTTTGacgtaaaaaaaataatattttttcataggtcAGTTCGAtataaatatcaatcttataaAATTGAACTATAAAACTTTGTTATGAGAGCTTTTGTCAAATTTTAAAGTTTGAAATAGTTGCATCAATTTATTATTGAATGTGACATATTGAACTTGATGTATTCTCCATCCTAATCTAGTAGGCCATTCACAGTAATCCACGAAGGTCCAAAATATTTCAAGGTTACactttaatatggataaatgaTACATCCGATCATAATCCAATTTTATTCACCAGTTTGGTCTGCATggaatgaatttaaaaaattcttTTTTGCTTAcactataaaaaaaataagaggAGAATATTTTTTCGATTCTCCAAAATATATAATCTAATTTCTATATTTACCTGAATATATAATTTAGGTTTTACATTTAATAATTACTTGCTACTTTTATTAACTAAATTTTGGAAAACATAAAATTAgaagtttgaatttttttttaaaaaataaataaatttatatatttgagCCATATGAATTAATACGTATTTTCAGATGAGAGACTCAGACTTTTCTGGTTCCCGAGTTTATTCGAGCTGCTTAcactcatcattaatttttcaTTTACCTGAAAATCGAAATTACAAGAATTTATTTTCAACTCTTTTCAATAAAAATGTTAGTTAAAAATGTTAAGATTAAgatttggacctaactcaaccccaaaagttaGTTCAAGTGGAGGATTATCTAAgatcatatatacaactcccaggTATTTTATCCAAACGATGTGGGACAACTAAAAAAAATTGGGTATATATAAAACCAATTTCAATCCCAAATTCCAATGTTGTGATACATATTTtgatttaatgcattaaaaaaaattctacaaAAAATCACCATATTTTCCCCCTCTCACTgctattatttcattaattcattatttctttttttttccctgaaaaattaattcattatttctattcaactacaaaaatatataattgatagaagaaagaaaaaCTCAGCCGGAGAAGTTGCAACTCTGACCACAAGAAGAGACAAAAGTAATCTTCCTTATCGGAGCATCCTAGGCATATTTTCTTGTGCCAACTAAGAATATCACTAATTCCACCTCAAAATCATGACAAGAAACACTAAACCTTttgcgtatatatatatatataattctccATGATTTTACATGGTAAGATGCATGTATAGTTGAAATAGTGGCAAAATGTATGGCCATTCCAGACCTCGATATTCATTCATCTCCATACGCTTGTTCCTAGTTTACTCCTTATTGCTAGTTGCAGCCCATGCAGAGTACTTCATAGGATTGGGGAGTTATGACATGACCGGTCCGGCAGCCGGAGTAAACATGATGGGATATGCTAACATGGAACAGGTGACCGGAGGCATACATTTTCGACTAAGGGCTCGAGCGTTTATCGTTGCCGAAGAAGATACACAGGGAAATAGGATTGCTTTTGTTAATCTTGATGCAGGAATGGCTTCTCAACTTGTCACTATTAAGGTGATGGAGAGACTAAAATCAAGGTACAATAATCGATATTAATGATgcattttgtaaagatattttcaGCTGCCTTACAATCGAAAACCCAACAAAATATTTTCAGCTGCATCAATAATATCCATTGATGTTCACATACTCAGTTTTAgcttatatataatattttgttgGGTATGTAATGTGAATGTTGTAATTTGAAGGTATGGAAATCTTTACAACGAAAATAACGTTGCAATAAGTGGAACTCACACACATGCTGGTCCAGGGGGATATCTACAGTATATAACATACTCTGTCACTTCTCTCGGATTCGTTCCACAATCTTTCGACGCCATTGTTACTGCAATCGAGCTTAGCATTGTCCAAGCTCATGAAAATCTAAGGCCTGGTTCCATTTTTATCGACACAGGTTAAATAAAGGCAACGACCATTTAATTACCATATTTCATATGTACAAAAGATTTTATATTAATGGGTGAGTTATGGCTTGTAGGAGAtgtagaaaatgctggaataaACAGGAGTCCAAGCGCGTATCTGTTAAACCCGCCTGAGGAAAGGGCTAAGTATCCAAGAAACGTGGATACAATAATGACCCTTTTGAAATTTGTTGATAAAAACAGTGGGAAAAGCATTGGTGCTTTCAGTTGGTTTGCAACACATGGAACTTCCATGAGCAGAGCCAACAAGCTTGTAAGTGGCGACAACAAAGGAGCTGCTGCCCGGTTTTTCGAAGATTGGTTCACTTCCACGAGTAAAAATTCCTCTGTTTCTTCCTCGAGGAATGGAAGAGTTTCAAGTAagtttattgttaaaaaatttgaaatgtcGAATCCGTATGATAGAGTTATTCTATGGTTGGTTTCTAAATGACGAAACTGGAAAAGGTGCATTGATGAAGGAAGCTTCAAGAATAAATGCGACAGGGGGGCAATCGTGCCAGAAAACGACTAGCCAAAGCTCGAAAGTGAGGAAACAGGATGGATCACGGTTTGTAGGAGCGTTTTGCCAATCAAATGTTGGAGATGTAAGTCCGAATGTGCTCGGAGCATTCTGCTTAGACAGTGGAAAGCCCTGTGATTTCAACCACTCATCATGCCACGGCAACGATCAGCTTTGTGTAGGCCGCGGACCAGGGTAATTATCTTGGTTTAAATTTAGTTAATATGAACATCCAAATtaagatatttgatttatttatgaaCAAATTTTTGTT
The Primulina eburnea isolate SZY01 chromosome 5, ASM2296580v1, whole genome shotgun sequence genome window above contains:
- the LOC140832613 gene encoding uncharacterized protein, which codes for MADYQHHELKSEEPYAPTPVKIEEIDQPVEASDRGLFDFIGKKKDEEAEKKCDDDKIASEFDDKVQICDERKEEPKFDVYEDPKLEVSEEPKEEEKKHESLLEKLHRSGSSSSSSSDEEVEEGGEKKKKKKGLKDKVKEKITGDKKEEAAETKCEETSVPVEKYDEIHTPEPEEKKGFLDKIKEKLPGGKKTEEVPAPHPPKEEVGEYSTAPEAEGKEKKGFLDKIKEKLPGYHPKGEEEKEKEKREEACH